The Fortiea contorta PCC 7126 genome has a segment encoding these proteins:
- a CDS encoding glycoside hydrolase family 10 protein, producing the protein MSLIETRGVWLTNTDSKVFKSQQRIAEAMDFLAETGFNVVFPVVWNQGMTLYPSQRMLRTVGVEINPAFVNRDPLAEIVTEARRVGLKVIPWFEYGFASSYNSNGGLLLQTKPEWAARDRNGKLLKKNGFEWLNALDSQVQEFLLDLVMEVVQNYDVDGIQGDDRFPALPCEGGYDEQTVALYRYHFGHNPPQNPKHQQWLQWRADMLTAFLTRVYLKVKTVNSHLLVSMSPNIYDWGFKEYLQDSATWLRKGIVDMIHPQIYRRDFISYKCLVNQLVAEQFTDATLAKLAPGILIKLGAYSINFKHLLQIIECNRELGIKGEVCFFYEGLRANNHALAQVLRNGPYAKYASFPTVADLSSISLSNKKSVALWPRIKRLLINLF; encoded by the coding sequence ATGAGTTTGATAGAAACACGAGGTGTCTGGCTAACAAACACAGATAGTAAGGTTTTCAAATCACAGCAGCGTATTGCTGAAGCGATGGATTTCCTGGCTGAGACAGGGTTTAACGTAGTGTTTCCTGTGGTTTGGAATCAAGGGATGACTCTGTATCCTAGTCAAAGGATGCTACGGACTGTCGGTGTAGAAATTAATCCCGCCTTTGTGAATCGAGATCCTTTAGCAGAAATAGTCACAGAAGCGCGACGGGTGGGGTTAAAAGTAATTCCCTGGTTTGAATATGGTTTCGCCAGTTCTTACAACTCAAATGGGGGTCTGCTGTTGCAGACTAAGCCCGAATGGGCAGCCCGCGATCGCAATGGTAAGCTATTAAAGAAAAATGGTTTTGAGTGGTTGAACGCTCTTGATTCCCAAGTGCAAGAATTCTTACTAGACTTGGTGATGGAAGTTGTGCAAAATTATGATGTTGATGGTATCCAAGGTGATGATCGCTTTCCAGCCTTACCCTGTGAAGGCGGTTACGATGAGCAGACTGTCGCACTTTATCGCTACCATTTTGGTCACAATCCCCCACAAAATCCCAAACATCAGCAATGGTTACAATGGCGTGCTGATATGCTCACGGCATTTTTAACACGTGTTTATCTAAAAGTAAAAACGGTGAATTCCCATTTACTAGTTTCAATGTCTCCTAATATTTATGATTGGGGGTTTAAGGAATATTTGCAAGACTCAGCTACTTGGTTGCGTAAGGGAATTGTGGATATGATTCATCCACAAATTTATCGTCGTGACTTCATCAGCTATAAGTGTCTTGTTAATCAATTAGTCGCTGAACAATTTACAGATGCAACATTAGCAAAATTAGCGCCGGGAATTTTAATTAAATTGGGTGCTTACTCGATTAATTTTAAACACTTGTTGCAAATCATCGAATGCAACCGTGAGCTAGGTATTAAAGGAGAGGTATGCTTTTTTTATGAAGGTTTACGAGCCAATAATCATGCTTTAGCTCAAGTTTTAAGAAACGGCCCTTATGCCAAATATGCATCATTTCCTACTGTTGCTGATTTGAGTAGTATTAGCTTAAGCAATAAAAAATCAGTTGCACTTTGGCCCAGGATTAAGAGATTGCTGATAAATTTATTTTAG
- a CDS encoding DUF2358 domain-containing protein: protein MPDQLQVAEVIQVLKDDLPTLFQKDISYDIYTKNIYFQDPVNKFKYKFNYRIIFWTLRFHARLFFTEIYFDLHEVEQSATDTILAKWTVRGVLRVPWKAKIFFNGYSTYKFNSDGLIYEHIDTWDRKPGEILKQFWQVGY from the coding sequence ATGCCAGATCAATTGCAGGTAGCCGAGGTAATTCAAGTCCTCAAAGATGATTTACCGACTCTTTTTCAAAAAGATATATCCTATGATATTTATACAAAAAATATTTATTTTCAAGACCCGGTAAACAAATTTAAATATAAGTTTAATTATCGGATTATATTTTGGACATTAAGATTTCACGCTCGGTTGTTTTTCACAGAAATTTATTTTGATTTGCATGAAGTCGAGCAATCTGCAACGGATACCATTTTAGCTAAGTGGACAGTGCGGGGGGTGTTGCGTGTTCCTTGGAAAGCAAAAATATTTTTTAATGGCTATTCAACTTATAAATTTAATTCAGATGGTTTAATATACGAACATATCGACACTTGGGATAGAAAGCCGGGAGAAATTCTCAAGCAGTTTTGGCAAGTTGGTTATTAA
- a CDS encoding M48 family metallopeptidase, whose translation MTKKVLVGLKIASYQHPFDQKALTSLNKMPGLPLLMKKVNEYGVDRLLRMQVVGGEFKVTPRNFPKLHDAFLETCKILDFAPEPELYLFRGMGNIQTYAVGAQKPIVGVNLEAMEWYTPDELLFALGHEVARIKGGYILYQQIANVMPLLKNIISSTTLGLGGLATSGIEMALYNWIIMSRFTSDRAGLLACQDVNVAITALMKLAGLPGDYLNTDTIADFQAQAREFTNLNLDSLDQITKIFSFMEYQFPWAVMRAAELLKWVDSGEYEQLIQAENLPQPENTTDWNFMSSW comes from the coding sequence ATGACAAAAAAAGTATTAGTCGGTTTAAAAATCGCCAGCTACCAGCATCCTTTTGATCAAAAAGCTTTAACTTCTCTCAATAAAATGCCGGGTCTACCTTTATTGATGAAAAAAGTCAATGAGTATGGTGTTGATCGTTTATTGAGAATGCAAGTTGTTGGTGGTGAATTTAAGGTGACGCCGCGCAATTTTCCTAAATTGCATGATGCGTTTTTAGAAACTTGTAAAATTCTTGATTTCGCTCCAGAACCGGAATTATATCTGTTTCGAGGTATGGGGAATATTCAAACTTATGCGGTGGGTGCTCAAAAGCCCATAGTTGGTGTGAATTTAGAAGCTATGGAATGGTATACCCCTGATGAGTTGCTGTTTGCTTTGGGTCATGAAGTGGCTCGGATTAAGGGTGGATATATACTCTACCAACAAATTGCTAATGTCATGCCGTTGTTAAAAAATATTATTAGCAGCACTACCTTGGGCTTGGGAGGGTTGGCAACTAGTGGAATAGAGATGGCTCTTTATAACTGGATTATTATGTCTAGATTTACGAGCGATCGCGCTGGTTTGCTAGCGTGTCAAGATGTGAATGTGGCTATCACTGCACTGATGAAGCTGGCAGGCTTACCGGGTGATTATTTGAATACAGATACAATAGCAGATTTTCAAGCCCAAGCTCGTGAATTTACTAATCTTAACCTTGATAGTTTAGACCAAATAACTAAGATATTTAGCTTCATGGAATATCAATTTCCTTGGGCGGTGATGCGGGCTGCAGAATTATTAAAGTGGGTTGATTCGGGAGAGTATGAGCAGCTCATACAAGCTGAAAATTTACCACAACCTGAAAATACAACAGATTGGAATTTTATGTCTTCTTGGTAG
- a CDS encoding metalloregulator ArsR/SmtB family transcription factor gives MKTEQFQTLLQFFKALADESRLKIVGILANQECSVEELAILLQLKEPTVSHHLAKLKELNLVTMRPEGNSRFYQLDSQALQAISKDVFTPQKMASLIENIDTEAWENKVLKNYLETNSEGTQRLKDIPASRKKRLVILKWLVGKFEVGINYPERTVNETLKCYHPDCATLRRELISHQLMQRENGVYWRITPM, from the coding sequence ATGAAAACAGAACAATTTCAAACACTGCTACAATTTTTTAAAGCCTTGGCTGACGAGAGCCGATTGAAGATTGTGGGTATTCTGGCGAATCAGGAGTGTAGTGTTGAAGAATTGGCAATTCTCTTGCAACTCAAAGAACCGACAGTATCCCATCATCTCGCAAAACTCAAAGAACTGAACTTAGTGACTATGCGCCCAGAAGGTAATAGCCGCTTTTATCAGTTAGACAGTCAAGCTTTGCAAGCCATTAGTAAAGATGTATTCACACCACAAAAAATGGCCTCTTTAATTGAAAACATCGATACAGAAGCCTGGGAAAACAAAGTTCTCAAAAACTACTTAGAGACTAACAGCGAGGGAACACAACGCCTCAAAGATATTCCAGCCAGCCGCAAAAAACGCTTAGTTATTCTTAAATGGTTAGTCGGAAAATTTGAAGTCGGAATTAATTATCCAGAACGAACAGTCAACGAAACTCTCAAATGTTACCATCCCGACTGCGCCACCTTGCGACGGGAGTTAATTAGTCACCAGTTAATGCAACGAGAGAATGGCGTATATTGGCGGATAACGCCGATGTAA
- a CDS encoding DivIVA domain-containing protein has product MLQPQVSSVEPNHSGNNPPPPEYPDGFSGGNPASAGSLDLQQELNRLEEIILSSLRIPLTGRTLVDEEKLLEHLDFIRLSLPSLLQDASLLLAHKEEILLEAEEYGQQVVESAQAKRAQILAESDIIKQAEREAEQIRRQVQQECDAMMQETLAEIDRKRLACMQELEELRQSAIAQAEEIEDGADEYADSVLEGIEHDLKDILRIIINGRQQLRADLPPRQNTSSFKKK; this is encoded by the coding sequence ATGCTACAACCACAAGTCTCTAGTGTCGAGCCAAATCACAGCGGAAACAATCCCCCCCCACCGGAGTATCCCGATGGATTCTCCGGTGGAAATCCTGCGTCAGCAGGAAGCCTAGACCTACAACAGGAACTAAATCGGTTGGAGGAAATTATTCTCTCTAGTTTGAGAATTCCTTTGACGGGACGCACTTTAGTAGATGAAGAAAAGCTGCTAGAGCATCTGGACTTTATTCGGCTTTCTTTACCGTCATTGCTACAAGACGCCAGTCTGCTTTTGGCACACAAAGAAGAAATTCTTCTCGAAGCCGAAGAGTATGGACAGCAAGTGGTGGAATCAGCTCAAGCAAAAAGGGCACAAATTCTAGCAGAAAGCGATATTATCAAACAGGCAGAGCGAGAAGCCGAACAAATCCGGCGACAAGTGCAACAAGAGTGTGATGCGATGATGCAGGAAACTCTTGCAGAAATTGACCGCAAACGGCTAGCCTGTATGCAAGAATTGGAAGAATTACGCCAAAGTGCGATCGCTCAAGCTGAAGAAATAGAAGATGGTGCCGATGAATATGCAGATAGCGTCTTAGAAGGTATTGAGCATGATCTCAAAGATATTTTGCGTATCATTATCAACGGTAGACAACAACTGCGCGCTGACCTCCCACCCAGGCAAAATACCTCATCATTCAAGAAGAAATAA
- the coaD gene encoding pantetheine-phosphate adenylyltransferase — protein MIAIYPGSFDPITLGHLDIIQRGSRLFEQVIVAVLRNPHKTPLFSVQQRLEQIRLSTRHLPNVEADSFDGLTVNYAQMRQAQVLLRGLRAVSDFEIELQMAHTNKTISTQIETVFLATSNEYSFLSSSVVKEIARFGGSVDHLVPSHIALQIYQCYNHKSLVSSQITAETIPPHRSIPMDSPVEILRQQEA, from the coding sequence GTGATTGCTATTTATCCTGGAAGCTTTGACCCGATTACTTTGGGACACCTTGACATTATTCAACGCGGTAGTCGGCTATTTGAGCAGGTGATTGTGGCTGTGTTGCGGAATCCTCACAAAACACCACTGTTTAGTGTGCAGCAGCGACTCGAACAGATTCGCTTATCTACCCGACATTTGCCAAATGTCGAAGCAGACAGCTTTGATGGATTGACAGTAAATTATGCTCAAATGCGACAAGCACAAGTTTTGTTGCGGGGCTTGAGAGCAGTTTCCGACTTTGAAATCGAATTACAAATGGCTCACACTAATAAAACTATTTCCACTCAAATAGAAACAGTTTTTTTAGCTACTTCAAATGAGTATAGTTTTTTAAGTAGTAGTGTGGTAAAAGAGATTGCAAGGTTTGGTGGTTCTGTTGATCATCTCGTGCCCTCACACATTGCCCTACAAATATACCAATGCTACAACCACAAGTCTCTAGTGTCGAGCCAAATCACAGCGGAAACAATCCCCCCCCACCGGAGTATCCCGATGGATTCTCCGGTGGAAATCCTGCGTCAGCAGGAAGCCTAG
- the lgt gene encoding prolipoprotein diacylglyceryl transferase — MVLDLSTLPLAFQFTSPGPILRTIGPITIRWYGLLIAAAVLIGVSLSRYLAKRRQVDPELLSDLSIWLVIGAIPAARLYYVLFQWPEYAQHPDRIIKIWQGGIAIHGAIIGGLIAALIFAKVKQVPFWQLADLVAPALILGQAIGRWGNFFNSEAFGSPTNLPWKLFIPPERRPPELASFEYFHPTFLYESVWNLLVFALLLFLFFRGLQGKPRLKVGSLFLVYLATYSLGRLWIEGLRTDSLMLGPLRIAQVVSLTGIILGLAGLAWLYSAKRPLPDVVSTPKGGSGGVG, encoded by the coding sequence ATGGTACTGGATCTTTCAACTTTGCCTTTGGCATTTCAATTCACTTCTCCAGGGCCGATTTTGAGGACAATCGGGCCAATAACTATCCGCTGGTATGGCTTGTTAATTGCTGCTGCTGTATTAATTGGTGTTAGCCTTTCTCGGTACTTAGCAAAGCGTCGCCAAGTTGACCCAGAGTTGCTGAGTGATTTGTCAATTTGGCTAGTGATTGGGGCAATTCCTGCGGCACGGTTGTATTATGTTTTATTTCAGTGGCCAGAATATGCCCAGCACCCAGACCGGATTATTAAAATTTGGCAAGGAGGAATTGCTATTCATGGAGCAATTATCGGGGGACTGATAGCGGCGTTAATCTTTGCCAAAGTCAAGCAAGTTCCTTTTTGGCAATTAGCGGATTTAGTAGCTCCTGCGTTGATTTTAGGGCAAGCGATCGGACGTTGGGGAAATTTTTTCAACTCTGAAGCTTTTGGTAGTCCTACCAATTTACCTTGGAAGCTGTTTATTCCACCGGAACGCCGTCCGCCGGAGTTGGCTAGTTTTGAATACTTCCATCCCACTTTTTTGTATGAATCTGTGTGGAATTTATTAGTATTTGCGCTGTTACTGTTCTTATTTTTTCGAGGGTTACAGGGAAAGCCACGCCTGAAAGTAGGTTCGCTGTTTTTGGTTTATTTAGCAACTTACAGCTTAGGGCGCCTGTGGATAGAAGGTTTGCGTACTGATAGCTTGATGCTAGGGCCGCTACGGATAGCGCAAGTTGTGAGTTTAACGGGAATTATTTTAGGATTAGCCGGTTTGGCTTGGCTTTACTCGGCTAAACGCCCTTTACCAGATGTTGTTTCCACACCCAAGGGTGGGAGTGGGGGGGTGGGGTGA
- the cobM gene encoding precorrin-4 C(11)-methyltransferase, which produces MRESTGNLCYGKSMLVVDPGVYIVGAGPGDPDLLTVKAQKLLAVGDVILFADSLVPEQILDVCRKDAEIIRTANQTLEEIVAVMVEKVRSHKSVIRLHSGDPSLYSAIHEQMQLLAEAEIPFEVIPGISAFQAAAAKLKVELTIPGLVQTIILTRISGRTTVPVSEELAALAAHQASLCLYLSARHVEDAQAKLLAHYPEDTKVAICFRLGWNDEKIRVVPLHQMAECTHQEQIIRTTLYVISPALSSTKGRSRLYHPEHSHLFRSSHHEKG; this is translated from the coding sequence ATGCGTGAATCTACAGGTAATCTATGTTATGGAAAATCAATGCTGGTTGTGGATCCGGGTGTGTATATTGTGGGAGCAGGGCCGGGAGATCCAGATTTACTAACGGTTAAAGCGCAGAAGCTTTTGGCTGTGGGCGATGTAATTTTATTTGCTGATTCTTTAGTACCTGAGCAGATTCTTGATGTGTGTCGAAAAGATGCGGAAATTATTCGGACTGCGAATCAGACTTTAGAGGAGATTGTAGCTGTGATGGTGGAAAAAGTGCGATCGCACAAATCGGTGATTCGTCTCCATTCAGGTGATCCGAGTCTCTACAGCGCTATCCACGAGCAAATGCAGTTGTTAGCTGAGGCGGAAATTCCTTTCGAGGTGATACCTGGAATCAGTGCTTTTCAAGCTGCAGCGGCTAAATTAAAGGTGGAGTTGACTATTCCTGGTTTAGTCCAGACTATCATTCTCACGCGCATCAGCGGTCGCACAACAGTTCCAGTCAGTGAAGAGTTAGCCGCTCTCGCAGCCCATCAAGCTAGTCTTTGCTTGTATTTGAGTGCGCGTCATGTGGAAGATGCTCAAGCTAAGTTATTAGCGCATTACCCAGAAGACACCAAGGTGGCGATTTGCTTCCGCTTGGGCTGGAATGATGAAAAAATTCGTGTGGTTCCCCTTCATCAAATGGCGGAATGCACTCATCAAGAGCAGATAATACGTACCACACTTTATGTTATTAGTCCAGCACTTTCGTCAACCAAAGGGCGATCGCGTTTATATCATCCTGAACACAGTCATTTGTTTCGTTCCTCGCATCATGAGAAAGGATGA
- a CDS encoding RsmB/NOP family class I SAM-dependent RNA methyltransferase translates to MNKPSNLLLKLSRRLFNNSEQQEKFIEALIHPQPFSPCILWCQEKPEIAPFSVEAPTFWQPHFIDRLYQGEKPGKHPLHEQGYYYCLDFSSVFAASILLTIPQSIDVVFDMCASPGGKSVFAWKALKPDLLISNEVIGKRLGMLISNLKRCGIHPAIVVNKDSSFFAETIPLSSDLVLVDAPCSGQSLLAKGDKAEGCFHPTNINKCANRQKRIIANSAQIVKPQGYLAYMTCTYSTEENEQVCEWFLAKFPQFQAVPIHHLQPYQSHLTTIPCYRLFPQDKLGAGAFTVLFQNTAIGEAKPIDLDTLHPLIIHSS, encoded by the coding sequence ATGAATAAACCCTCAAATCTATTACTGAAACTCTCTCGGCGTTTGTTTAATAACTCTGAACAACAAGAAAAATTTATTGAGGCTTTAATTCATCCTCAACCATTCTCACCCTGTATTCTTTGGTGTCAGGAAAAACCAGAAATTGCACCATTTTCAGTGGAAGCACCAACATTTTGGCAACCACATTTTATTGACCGTTTATACCAGGGAGAAAAACCCGGTAAACATCCCCTACATGAACAAGGATATTATTATTGTTTAGATTTTTCTTCTGTATTTGCGGCGTCTATTTTGCTGACAATTCCTCAATCAATTGATGTAGTTTTTGATATGTGTGCTTCCCCAGGAGGTAAAAGTGTTTTTGCTTGGAAAGCGCTCAAACCAGATTTACTAATTAGTAACGAAGTGATTGGGAAACGTTTAGGGATGTTAATTTCTAATCTGAAACGCTGCGGTATTCATCCCGCAATTGTAGTTAATAAAGATTCGAGTTTCTTTGCTGAAACTATACCTTTATCTAGCGATTTAGTATTAGTAGATGCTCCTTGTTCTGGGCAATCTTTATTAGCTAAAGGTGATAAAGCCGAAGGCTGTTTTCATCCAACTAATATTAACAAATGCGCCAATAGACAAAAAAGAATTATTGCCAACTCTGCACAAATTGTCAAACCACAAGGTTATCTTGCCTATATGACTTGCACCTATTCAACTGAAGAAAACGAGCAGGTTTGTGAATGGTTTTTGGCAAAATTTCCCCAGTTTCAAGCCGTGCCAATTCATCATTTACAACCCTATCAATCCCATTTAACAACTATTCCCTGCTATCGCTTATTTCCTCAAGACAAATTAGGCGCTGGTGCATTTACAGTTCTATTTCAAAACACCGCTATAGGCGAAGCAAAACCAATAGATTTAGACACCTTACACCCACTCATAATTCACTCTTCATAA
- a CDS encoding DUF2157 domain-containing protein, with product MILDNFQRKIRQEAQLWRDEGIISASQYQQLADRYQFNNLENAARERSGMMVIGIGGILLVLGVAIFVAANWLEWSREVKFILMMSLFLSTTIVGFFTWREPALRKAEGKKPQRSKRIMGEALLFLGALILGANILLMAQVFNIGGSSTELFLAWGFGVLVMAYSLSLTSLGILAIVLIQIGYWTGLGDWWYTSNEWTWAKLAVRHMPLVSWLLFVPLAYFCRSRIIFGLAVFCFVTSLQFNLNPLQLLTYSDIAPWVASFAFALPPALLWSYDDLLYPTINYRLFKPLARNLALVCFGVAFYILSFRWQWQFPDGGYFPPTTNSNILRTLPIIDVGILSGLAVLQWSNFQRYKNNSPRKEVVFKTALIIAFIAITALVPFWHQAVARVGELGIFVFNVLLATLSWGLIQEGLKLNDRRSFWGGMLLLTLQIISRVLEYDTDLLFRALVFATCGTCLISAGLWFERRQSGGSSSAAKK from the coding sequence ATGATTTTAGATAATTTTCAGCGAAAAATACGCCAAGAAGCGCAACTTTGGCGTGATGAAGGCATAATTAGTGCTTCACAGTACCAACAATTAGCAGACCGTTATCAATTCAATAATTTAGAAAATGCTGCGCGCGAACGTTCTGGGATGATGGTAATTGGTATTGGTGGAATACTTTTAGTTTTAGGTGTGGCTATTTTTGTTGCTGCTAATTGGTTGGAGTGGTCACGGGAGGTCAAGTTTATTTTGATGATGAGTTTGTTTCTCTCTACTACTATTGTGGGTTTTTTCACTTGGAGAGAACCGGCGTTGCGGAAAGCGGAGGGGAAGAAACCGCAACGAAGTAAACGCATTATGGGAGAAGCATTACTGTTTTTAGGTGCTTTAATTTTGGGTGCAAATATACTGTTGATGGCGCAAGTTTTCAATATTGGTGGTTCTAGCACGGAATTGTTTTTGGCTTGGGGGTTTGGTGTTTTGGTGATGGCTTATAGTCTTTCCTTAACATCTTTGGGAATTTTGGCTATTGTCTTGATTCAAATTGGTTATTGGACGGGATTAGGGGACTGGTGGTACACTTCCAATGAATGGACATGGGCTAAGTTAGCCGTGCGACATATGCCTTTGGTTTCATGGTTGCTGTTTGTACCTCTGGCTTATTTTTGTCGTTCGCGGATAATTTTTGGTTTAGCAGTTTTTTGTTTTGTGACATCTTTGCAATTCAATCTTAATCCTCTACAACTGCTGACTTATTCTGATATTGCGCCTTGGGTGGCTTCTTTTGCTTTTGCGCTTCCACCTGCGTTGTTATGGAGTTACGATGACTTGTTGTATCCGACAATTAATTACAGGTTGTTTAAACCGTTGGCGCGGAATTTAGCGCTGGTATGTTTCGGTGTGGCTTTTTATATTCTATCGTTTCGTTGGCAATGGCAATTTCCCGATGGTGGTTATTTTCCGCCAACAACTAATAGTAATATCCTCCGGACTTTACCAATAATTGATGTGGGGATTCTCAGTGGTTTAGCTGTGTTGCAATGGTCTAATTTTCAGCGCTATAAAAATAACTCTCCGCGCAAAGAAGTAGTTTTTAAAACTGCTTTGATTATCGCTTTTATTGCTATTACTGCTTTGGTTCCTTTTTGGCATCAAGCGGTGGCGCGAGTTGGTGAATTGGGGATTTTTGTTTTTAATGTACTGTTAGCAACTTTATCTTGGGGGCTAATTCAAGAAGGATTGAAGTTGAATGATAGACGTTCTTTTTGGGGCGGGATGCTGTTGTTGACGTTGCAAATTATTAGTAGGGTGTTGGAGTATGATACTGATTTGTTATTTAGGGCGTTGGTTTTTGCTACCTGCGGTACTTGTTTAATTAGCGCTGGACTTTGGTTTGAACGTCGTCAATCTGGTGGTTCTAGTTCTGCAGCTAAGAAGTAA
- a CDS encoding GDYXXLXY domain-containing protein has protein sequence MKSNSSESNKSSESNKSNEAGKSNQSLSPEAEFSEKLTFKDYLIATEQKANQPLPIWRLVVPLLFQAGIIMAVPTQAVYTDVAGRTVILQSVVDANDVARGDSLNLDYNISRVSTLRRLPGWEELLRQNRGRNRQLAQGTILYVVLQEQLSFNRGVPRAWRLVRVSGRRPTNLPSNQVALKGVYRDGSVNYGVETYYIPDEQRQQISNDISRGAERRGNQRQPITVKVKVDPQGNAVPISLWVRDRNYQF, from the coding sequence ATGAAAAGTAATTCCTCTGAATCGAATAAATCCAGTGAATCAAATAAGTCTAATGAAGCTGGTAAATCTAATCAGTCTTTGTCTCCGGAAGCAGAGTTTTCAGAGAAGCTGACTTTTAAAGATTATTTAATTGCGACTGAACAAAAGGCGAATCAGCCTCTCCCTATTTGGCGACTTGTGGTTCCGCTGTTGTTTCAGGCGGGAATTATTATGGCTGTACCCACTCAAGCTGTTTATACCGACGTTGCGGGTAGGACGGTAATTCTGCAGAGTGTGGTTGATGCTAATGATGTGGCTCGTGGTGATTCGCTGAATTTGGATTATAACATATCTCGTGTGTCAACTTTACGCAGGTTGCCTGGTTGGGAGGAGTTGCTTAGACAAAATCGGGGACGCAATAGACAGTTGGCGCAAGGAACGATTTTGTATGTGGTTTTACAGGAACAATTATCTTTTAATCGTGGTGTTCCTAGGGCTTGGCGGTTGGTGAGGGTGAGTGGTAGACGTCCTACTAATCTTCCTAGTAATCAGGTGGCGCTCAAAGGTGTGTATCGTGATGGCTCTGTCAATTATGGTGTGGAAACATACTATATTCCAGATGAGCAACGCCAGCAAATTAGTAATGATATTTCCCGTGGTGCGGAACGCCGGGGTAATCAAAGACAACCGATAACGGTGAAAGTGAAAGTTGACCCCCAGGGTAACGCTGTACCAATTAGTTTATGGGTGCGCGATCGCAATTATCAATTTTAG